The DNA window AGGCTGGGGTGGAGGCTGAGTGCAGCGAATTCATCGATGACATGGCCGGCGCCTATGATTGGGCGGACCTGATCGTCTGCCGCTCGGGAGCGCTCACCGTCGCTGAGCTCGCCGCCAGCGCCAAGCCTTCGATCCTGGTGCCGTTCCCCCATGCGGTGGATGACCACCAGAGCGTCAACGCGCGGGTGCTCAGTGATTTTGGCGCCGCCGAGCTGATTCCCCAGCGCCAGCTCGATGCCCAACGGCTGAGCGAGGCGATCGCGCGCTTGCTCGAGCCCGAAACACTCGCCACCATGGCCCAGGCTGCGCGCTCCCGCGCTCAGCTCGAGGCGATGGAGATCATGGCCAATGGTTGCATGGAGATAGGTTTTGAACAGCGCCGATGATTTTGAAGCGATGACTCGCCAGCCCGGCGTCCGGCCGCAGCTCGGTTCGCGCAGCAGCATGGGACGCATCCGCCGGATCCATTTCGTCGGTATCGGTGGCTCTGGGATGTGCGGCATCGCCGAAGTGCTGCATAACCAGCGCTTCGAGGTCAGCGGCAGCGACCTGCGCGCTTCCAGCGTCACTGCCCACCTGGCGTCGATCGGTGTGCGGGTGATGATCGGCCATCGCGAGGAGAACGCGGTGGATGCCGACGTGGTGGTGGTCTCGACCGCGATCGATGTCAGCAATCCCGAGATTCGCTATGCGCGTGAGCACCGGGTACCTGTGGTGCGGCGCGCCGAGATGCTCGCCGAACTGATGCGCTTTCGCAACGGCATCGCGGTGGCCGGGACCCACGGCAAGACCACGACCACCAGCCTTACCGCGACCCTGCTCGCCGAGGGCGGGCTCGATCCGACCTTCGTGATCGGCGGGCTGCTCAACAGTGCGGGCACCAACGCCAGGCTGGGGGAGGGTGAGTATCTGGTCGCCGAGGCCGACGAATCGGACGCCTCCTTCCTGCACCTGCAGCCGATGACTGCGATCGTCACCAATATCGACGCCGACCACATGAGCACCTATGACGGCGACTTCGGACGGCTGCAGGAGACCTTCATCGAGTTTCTCCACAACCTGCCGTTCTACGGTCAGGCGGTGCTGTGCATCGACGATCCGGTGGTGCGCGCGCTGCTGCCGAGGATCCAGCGCCAGTTCGTCACCTACGGTTTCGACGCCGACGCCGACTATCGGATCGAGGGCTTCCGGCAGTCCGAGCGGCGGATCAGCTTCACCGCTCTGCGCCCTGGCGGGCTCGCGCCGCTCGAGGTCAGTTTGTCGATGCCGGGGCAGCACAACGCGCTCAACGCGCTGGCGGCGATCGCGGTGGCCAGCGACGCAGGCGTCGACGACGCAGCGATCATCCGTGCCCTCGCCGGCTTCGCTGGGGTCGGGCGGCGCTTCCAGGTGCATGGTGATTTCCCGGTGCCGGGACGGCGCGACGGAGAAGTGATGCTGGTCGACGACTACGGCCATCATCCGCGCGAGGTCGAGGCGGTGATCCGGGGTATACGCCAGGGCTGGCCGCAGCGGCGTCTGGTGATGGTCTACCA is part of the Halotalea alkalilenta genome and encodes:
- the murC gene encoding UDP-N-acetylmuramate--L-alanine ligase produces the protein MTRQPGVRPQLGSRSSMGRIRRIHFVGIGGSGMCGIAEVLHNQRFEVSGSDLRASSVTAHLASIGVRVMIGHREENAVDADVVVVSTAIDVSNPEIRYAREHRVPVVRRAEMLAELMRFRNGIAVAGTHGKTTTTSLTATLLAEGGLDPTFVIGGLLNSAGTNARLGEGEYLVAEADESDASFLHLQPMTAIVTNIDADHMSTYDGDFGRLQETFIEFLHNLPFYGQAVLCIDDPVVRALLPRIQRQFVTYGFDADADYRIEGFRQSERRISFTALRPGGLAPLEVSLSMPGQHNALNALAAIAVASDAGVDDAAIIRALAGFAGVGRRFQVHGDFPVPGRRDGEVMLVDDYGHHPREVEAVIRGIRQGWPQRRLVMVYQPHRYTRTFELYEEFVRVLSDVDMLLLLDVYSAGEAVISGADGRSLAGSIRQRGQVDPLFVESKQALPKLLGNVLRDGDILITQGAGDIGAISVALARCGLELDGLEL